The Delphinus delphis chromosome 2, mDelDel1.2, whole genome shotgun sequence genome contains a region encoding:
- the REC8 gene encoding meiotic recombination protein REC8 homolog, translated as MFYYPSVLQRHTGCFATIWLAATRGTRLVKREYLKVNVVKTCEEILNYVLVRVQPPLPGLPRPRFSLYLSAQLQIGVIRVYSQQCQYLVEDIQHILERLHRAQLRIRIDMVETDLPSLLLPNHLVRMEALEDAPDPFFGMMSVEPILPSPFKIPQIQHLLEAVTPERVLEEIPPEVPIEPERILVTAPSPEAITLLEVEPIRMLKIEGERDLPEISRRDLDLLIAEEEEAILLEERRLEYEEELRAPEREVTIPPPSPLALPEVEEAAEPLPPKPPAWEPEALLPEVTPPLELRLPAPPSPEPRRPPVSPPPRVPPARRRRLLFWDRETQIPRKEFLEQMQTRAHCRECPMVQPPERMITSPAELFRTPTHSGRLPQELLAFWTHCAQPLPLALRRRPPLEPEEEEAEREAAAEEERRKAETPSDIEVLREALEPSVPLMLPSEISLEAAEEEKTRISLVPPEERWVWAEEPEAPALPVVPELPEVPVEMPVELPPEPELLSLEAVHRAVARELQAKREPDFSSLVPPLSPRKVAARVFYLLLVLAAQQILCVKQEEPYGRLLIQPGPRFHCG; from the exons ATGTTCTACTATCCCAGCGTGCTTCAGCGCCACACCGGCTGCTTCGCCACCATCTG gCTGGCGGCAACGCGCGGCACCCGGTTGGTGAAGCGTGAATACCTGAAGGTGAACGTGGTGAAGACCTG CGAGGAAATCCTCAATTACGTGCTGGTACGAGTCCAGCCCCCGCTGCCAGGCCTGCCGCGGCCCCGCTTCTCCCTTTATCTCTCAGCCCAGCTCCAGATCGGCGTCATTCGGGTCTACTCTCAACAATGCCAGTACCTTGTAG aggACATCCAGCACATCCTGGAGCGCCTGCACCGGGCCCAGCTGCGGATCCGCATTGATATGGTGGAGACTGACCT ACCCAGCCTGCTGCTGCCTAATCACCTGGTCAGGATGGAGGCTCTGGAAGATGCTCCAGACCCCTTTTTTGGGATGATGTCTGTGGAGCCCATACTGCCCAGTCCCTTCAAAATCCCTCAG ATTCAACACCTCCTAGAGGCTGTGACCCCAGAGAGAGTTCTTGAAGAGATCCCTCCTGAAGTTCCTATAGAGCCAG AAAGGATTCTGGTCACTGCACCGTCTCCCGAGGCCATCACGCTCCTGGAGGTGGAGCCCATACGTATGCTAAAGATTGAG GGTGAACGGGACCTCCCAGAGATCAGCCGCCGAGACTTGGACCTGCTGATCGCAGAGGAGGAGGAAGCCATCTTGTTAGAGGAACGTCGTTTAG AGTACGAAGAGGAGCTCCGGGCCCCAGAGAGGGAGGTCACAATCCCCCCGCCCTCACCTCTAGCTCTTCCAGA GGTGGAGGAGGCTGCAGAGCCACTTCCGCCGAAGCCACCAGCCTGGGAGCCTGAGGCCCTACTTCCTG AGGTAACCCCCCCGCTGGAGCTGCGTCTGCCAGCGCCACCCAGCCCAGAG ccGAGGAGGCCCCcagtctccccacctcccagggtcCCACCTGCCCGCCGCCGCCGCTTATTATTCTGGGACCGGGAGACCCAGATACCCCGGAAGGAATTCCTGGAACAAATGCAAACCAGAGCCCACTGCCGGGAGTGT CCAATGGTGCAGCCTCCTGAGAGGATGATCACGAGCCCTGCAGAGCTGTTCCGAACCCCGACTCACT CTGGCCGGCTACCCCAAGAACTGCTGGCTTTCTGGACCCACTGTGCCCAGCCACTCCCACTAGCACTCAGGAGAAGGCCGCCCCTGGAGCCTGAGGAAGAGGAAGCTGAGAGGGAGGCGGCAgctgaggaggaaaggagaaaggctgAAACTCCAAGCGATATCGAG GTCCTGAGGGAGGCCCTGGAGCCCAGTGTGCCCCTCATGCTGCCTTCAG AGATCTCCTTAGAAGCGGCTGAGGAGGAGAAGACCCGCATCAGCCTCGTGCCCCCGGAAGAACGGTG GGTCTGGGCTGAGGAGCCAGAAGCCCCTGCATTGCCCGTGGTGCCTGAGCTCCCTGAGGTGCCTGTGGAGATGCCTGTGGAGCTGCCCCCTGAGCCTGAGCTGCTCTCGCTGGAGGCTGTGCACAG GGCAGTGGCACGGGAGCTGCAGGCCAAGAGGGAGCCTGACTTCAGCAGCCTGGTGCCACCTCTCAGTCCCCGTAAGGTGGCCGCCCGGGTCTTCTACCTGCTCCTGG TGCTTGCTGCACAGCAGATCCTTTGTGTGAAACAAGAGGAGCCATATGGGCGCCTCCTGATCCAGCCAGGGCCCCGATTCCACTGTGGTTAG
- the IRF9 gene encoding interferon regulatory factor 9 isoform X1, which yields MASGRARCTRKLRNWVVEQVESGQFPGVCWEDAAKTMFRIPWKHAGKQDFREDQDAAFFKAWAMYKGKKGDSEGPAIWKTRLRCALNKSSEFQEVPENGHRDGAEPYKVYRLLPPGTLPAQPGTQKSPSKRHHSSVSSERKEDEVTTKNCILSPSLLQDPLKNELVETSGGTTYSDSGSSSSSNSPELQEGRDTAEAPLQGDLVSPELLPPPGSDYSLLLTFIYDGRVVGEAQVQSLDCRLVAEPSRSQCGMEQVVFPKPGPREPTQRLLSQLKRGVLVASNSRGLFVQRLCPIPISWNAPQAPPGPGPHLLPSNQCVELFRTAYFCRDLARYFQGLGPAPEFQVTLNFWEESPGPNHTPQSLITVQMEQAFARHLLEKTPEDQAAILPLVQSLEDPASFSSLCSTCLL from the exons ATGGCATCAGGCAGGGCACGTTGCACCCGGAAGCTCCGGAACTGGGTGGTGGAGCAGGTGGAGAGCGGGCAGTTCCCAGGAGTGTGCTGGGAAGATGCGGCCAAGACCATGTTCCGGATTCCTTGGAAGCACGCAGGCAAGCAGGACTTCCGGGAGGATCAGGATGCCGCCTTCTTCAAG GCCTGGGCAATGTATAAGGGAAAGAAGGGGGACTCGGAAGGCCCTGCTATCTGGAAGACTCGTCTGCGCTGTGCTCTGAACAAGAGTTCTGAGTTCCAGGAGGTTCCTGAGAATGGCCACAGGGATGGGGCTGAGCCCTACAAGGTGTACCGGCTGCTGCCACCTGGAACCCTCCCCG CTCAGCCAGGGACCCAGAAATCACCATCAAAGCGACACCACAGTTCTGTGTCCTCTGAGAGGAAGGAGGACGAGGTTACCACGAAGAACTGCATACTCAGCCCCTCCTTGCTCCAGGACCCCCTCAAAAAT GAGCTGGTGGAGACCAGTGGGGGAACAACCTATTCAGACTCcgggagcagcagcagcagcaacagccctGAGCTTCAGGAAG GTAGGGACACAGCTGAGGCCCCTCTCCAAGGAGATCTGGTGTCCCCAGAGCTTCTGCCCCCTCCAGGTTCAG ACTACTCTCTGCTGCTCACCTTCATCTACGATGGACGTGTGGTGGGTGAGGCCCAGGTGCAGAGCCTGGACTGCCGCCTCGTGGCTGAGCCCTCGCGCTCCCAGTGCGGCATGGAGCAGGTGGTATTTCCCAAACCCGGCCCACGAGAGCCCACCCAGCGCTTGCTGAGCCAGCTCAAGAGAGGGGTCCTGGTGGCCAGCAACTCCCGAGGCCTCTTTGTGCAGCGCCTTTGCCCCATCCCCATCTCCTGGAACGCGCCGCAGGCTCCACCTGGTCCAGGCCCGCACCTGCTGCCCAGCAACCAGTGCGTGGAGCTCTTCAGAACCGCCTATTTCTGCAGAG ACCTGGCCAGGTACTTCCAGGGCCTGGGCCCCGCACCCGAGTTCCAGGTGACACTGAATTTCTGGGAGGAGAGCCCTGGCCCCAACCACACCCCACAGAGTCTTATCACAGTGCAG ATGGAGCAGGCCTTTGCCCGACATTTACTGGAGAAGACTCCAGAGGATCAGGCAGCCATCCTGCCCCTGGTGCAGAGCCTGGAGGACCCagcctccttctcctctctctgttcCACCTGTCTGCTTTGA
- the IRF9 gene encoding interferon regulatory factor 9 isoform X2, whose amino-acid sequence MASGRARCTRKLRNWVVEQVESGQFPGVCWEDAAKTMFRIPWKHAGKQDFREDQDAAFFKAWAMYKGKKGDSEGPAIWKTRLRCALNKSSEFQEVPENGHRDGAEPYKVYRLLPPGTLPAQPGTQKSPSKRHHSSVSSERKEDEVTTKNCILSPSLLQDPLKNELVETSGGTTYSDSGSSSSSNSPELQEDYSLLLTFIYDGRVVGEAQVQSLDCRLVAEPSRSQCGMEQVVFPKPGPREPTQRLLSQLKRGVLVASNSRGLFVQRLCPIPISWNAPQAPPGPGPHLLPSNQCVELFRTAYFCRDLARYFQGLGPAPEFQVTLNFWEESPGPNHTPQSLITVQMEQAFARHLLEKTPEDQAAILPLVQSLEDPASFSSLCSTCLL is encoded by the exons ATGGCATCAGGCAGGGCACGTTGCACCCGGAAGCTCCGGAACTGGGTGGTGGAGCAGGTGGAGAGCGGGCAGTTCCCAGGAGTGTGCTGGGAAGATGCGGCCAAGACCATGTTCCGGATTCCTTGGAAGCACGCAGGCAAGCAGGACTTCCGGGAGGATCAGGATGCCGCCTTCTTCAAG GCCTGGGCAATGTATAAGGGAAAGAAGGGGGACTCGGAAGGCCCTGCTATCTGGAAGACTCGTCTGCGCTGTGCTCTGAACAAGAGTTCTGAGTTCCAGGAGGTTCCTGAGAATGGCCACAGGGATGGGGCTGAGCCCTACAAGGTGTACCGGCTGCTGCCACCTGGAACCCTCCCCG CTCAGCCAGGGACCCAGAAATCACCATCAAAGCGACACCACAGTTCTGTGTCCTCTGAGAGGAAGGAGGACGAGGTTACCACGAAGAACTGCATACTCAGCCCCTCCTTGCTCCAGGACCCCCTCAAAAAT GAGCTGGTGGAGACCAGTGGGGGAACAACCTATTCAGACTCcgggagcagcagcagcagcaacagccctGAGCTTCAGGAAG ACTACTCTCTGCTGCTCACCTTCATCTACGATGGACGTGTGGTGGGTGAGGCCCAGGTGCAGAGCCTGGACTGCCGCCTCGTGGCTGAGCCCTCGCGCTCCCAGTGCGGCATGGAGCAGGTGGTATTTCCCAAACCCGGCCCACGAGAGCCCACCCAGCGCTTGCTGAGCCAGCTCAAGAGAGGGGTCCTGGTGGCCAGCAACTCCCGAGGCCTCTTTGTGCAGCGCCTTTGCCCCATCCCCATCTCCTGGAACGCGCCGCAGGCTCCACCTGGTCCAGGCCCGCACCTGCTGCCCAGCAACCAGTGCGTGGAGCTCTTCAGAACCGCCTATTTCTGCAGAG ACCTGGCCAGGTACTTCCAGGGCCTGGGCCCCGCACCCGAGTTCCAGGTGACACTGAATTTCTGGGAGGAGAGCCCTGGCCCCAACCACACCCCACAGAGTCTTATCACAGTGCAG ATGGAGCAGGCCTTTGCCCGACATTTACTGGAGAAGACTCCAGAGGATCAGGCAGCCATCCTGCCCCTGGTGCAGAGCCTGGAGGACCCagcctccttctcctctctctgttcCACCTGTCTGCTTTGA